The Methanothrix soehngenii GP6 genome has a window encoding:
- a CDS encoding type II toxin-antitoxin system RelE family toxin: MEYDSTPEFDEQFSKLIRKNRALEVRLLKKIRQILDNPSIGTPKLHQLRHARGSHVDPYVIVYAVKGDIITFLYVDHHDFVYQKASEIMARWEMEIGD; encoded by the coding sequence ATGGAATACGACTCCACACCCGAGTTTGATGAGCAATTTTCGAAGCTCATCAGGAAGAACAGGGCGCTGGAGGTGCGACTTCTCAAAAAGATAAGGCAAATCCTTGATAATCCATCGATCGGCACCCCAAAGCTTCACCAGCTTAGACACGCTCGCGGCTCCCACGTGGATCCATATGTAATCGTCTATGCAGTCAAAGGCGACATAATCACATTTTTATATGTAGATCATCATGATTTTGTTTATCAGAAGGCATCGGAAATCATGGCAAGATGGGAAATGGAAATCGGAGATTAA
- a CDS encoding ribbon-helix-helix domain-containing protein, producing the protein MDASKKGMPPPASVSIGAKIAPAEAAQIRELLEAGLYLNESDFVRDAIRHRLSEIKVIKCREVDFQTAKKEILGYYKARGEAYPDEAARDLELDFDLVMKATGELRREGRLVEA; encoded by the coding sequence ATGGACGCTTCGAAGAAAGGAATGCCTCCGCCTGCGTCAGTATCAATAGGGGCAAAGATTGCGCCCGCTGAAGCAGCGCAGATCCGGGAGCTGCTCGAGGCGGGATTGTACCTCAATGAGTCCGATTTTGTCAGAGACGCCATCAGGCACAGATTGTCTGAAATCAAGGTCATCAAATGCAGGGAAGTCGATTTCCAGACGGCCAAGAAAGAGATTTTGGGCTACTACAAGGCCAGAGGGGAAGCCTATCCAGATGAGGCAGCAAGGGATCTTGAGCTTGATTTTGATCTGGTGATGAAAGCAACTGGCGAGCTGCGCCGGGAAGGCAGGCTGGTGGAAGCATAG
- a CDS encoding RNA-guided endonuclease InsQ/TnpB family protein — translation MLKAYKFRIYPTKSQRTKMERTLDLCRWTYNQTLAYRKDAWEKEGKSVSKYETHNLLPTWKEEKPELNDVFSQTLQNAQERVDLALKAFFRRVKAGENPGYPRFRGRGWYDSFTYPQKGFKLNAGKLYLSKIGNIKIKLHRSIEGKIKRLTVRRAATGKWFACFSVEIEDQLKPPWKDGSLVGIDVGLESFATLSNGETIANPRFFREEETELARVQRKLSKAPKGTPERKKALRMVERVHERITNKRCDFAHKVSRYLVNRFGLIAFEDLSIQNMLKNHCLAKSISDVAWNMLVTLTSYKAASAGSMVVLVDPRNTSKMCSRCGILVEKTLSDRVHNCTQCGLSLDRDWNAAINILRLGLQSVGIKTVEACPF, via the coding sequence ATGCTCAAGGCATATAAATTTAGGATCTATCCAACAAAGTCCCAAAGGACGAAGATGGAGAGGACCCTAGATCTATGCCGGTGGACATACAATCAGACCTTAGCATACCGAAAAGATGCTTGGGAGAAAGAAGGCAAATCCGTATCCAAGTACGAGACGCACAATCTTCTTCCAACTTGGAAAGAAGAGAAGCCTGAACTTAACGATGTCTTTTCCCAAACCCTTCAGAATGCCCAGGAAAGGGTGGATCTTGCTTTGAAGGCGTTCTTCCGAAGAGTCAAAGCCGGAGAGAATCCTGGATATCCAAGATTTCGGGGAAGAGGTTGGTATGATTCTTTTACCTATCCTCAGAAGGGGTTCAAGCTCAATGCTGGTAAGCTCTATCTTTCCAAGATTGGTAATATCAAGATCAAGCTCCATAGATCCATAGAAGGCAAGATCAAACGGCTGACCGTAAGGAGAGCTGCGACAGGCAAATGGTTTGCCTGCTTTTCTGTGGAGATCGAAGATCAACTTAAGCCTCCCTGGAAAGACGGTTCTCTCGTTGGTATAGATGTTGGTCTGGAAAGCTTTGCGACTCTTTCCAATGGTGAGACGATAGCTAATCCTCGATTCTTCCGAGAAGAGGAAACGGAACTCGCCAGAGTCCAAAGGAAGCTCTCAAAAGCACCGAAAGGCACTCCAGAGAGAAAGAAAGCTCTTCGGATGGTTGAGCGGGTCCATGAGAGGATCACTAACAAGCGATGCGATTTTGCCCATAAGGTTAGTCGGTATCTGGTTAACAGGTTCGGATTGATTGCCTTTGAAGATCTTAGTATTCAAAATATGCTCAAAAACCATTGCCTGGCAAAATCCATCTCAGACGTGGCTTGGAATATGCTTGTGACTCTGACCTCGTACAAGGCTGCAAGTGCCGGTTCGATGGTAGTACTGGTAGATCCAAGAAATACGTCTAAGATGTGTTCCAGGTGTGGCATTCTGGTTGAAAAGACGCTTTCTGATCGCGTCCATAACTGCACTCAGTGCGGGCTATCCTTGGATCGAGATTGGAATGCGGCAATCAATATACTCAGATTGGGACTACAATCTGTCGGAATAAAAACCGTAGAAGCCTGCCCCTTTTAA
- a CDS encoding IS5 family transposase: MRTLIDFAMREEYSRVKALGDDLSDINSLINWDRFRFLEPLIYKNKTSHGGRPNIDIVIMVKALVLQSWFGLSDPELERQVTDRISFRIFLGTTEVIPDFSTVWLFRERLIECGRYEDLWKELQNQLDEKGFAVKKGTIQDATFITSDPGQKRNKKDQKDQDKKDPNLEAIKARPTPDFDKDLLNISNNIVSSNAKPKRLDDGPINEGTWAKKGSKSFFGYKGHILIDTEYHLIRKIETTTASLHDSQVDLGINGLPRYADKGYSGAKTQGYDAAMKKAARGHKLGIKDILRNKRISRKRSQIERCFAVMKRAHNAGHVSVTTIARAGIKFMMNSIVYNIEQLKYLGRVPSTW, translated from the coding sequence ATGAGGACGCTCATAGATTTTGCCATGCGAGAAGAATATTCTCGGGTTAAAGCTCTCGGCGATGATCTCTCCGATATTAACTCTTTAATCAATTGGGATCGATTCAGATTTTTAGAACCATTGATCTATAAGAATAAAACTAGCCATGGAGGTCGTCCAAACATTGATATTGTAATTATGGTGAAGGCACTTGTACTTCAGAGTTGGTTTGGTTTATCAGACCCAGAACTGGAACGCCAAGTTACGGACAGAATCTCATTTCGAATTTTTCTTGGCACCACAGAAGTGATTCCAGATTTCAGCACAGTTTGGCTATTTCGCGAGCGACTGATCGAATGTGGCAGATACGAGGATCTTTGGAAAGAGCTCCAGAATCAGCTTGATGAGAAAGGATTTGCCGTAAAGAAGGGCACAATTCAGGATGCTACTTTCATAACATCTGATCCAGGGCAAAAGAGGAATAAAAAAGATCAGAAAGACCAAGATAAAAAGGATCCCAATTTAGAAGCCATCAAGGCGAGACCGACTCCTGATTTTGATAAAGACTTGCTCAATATTTCTAATAATATCGTTAGCAGCAATGCCAAACCAAAGAGACTTGATGATGGTCCAATAAATGAGGGGACTTGGGCAAAAAAGGGCAGCAAATCATTTTTCGGTTATAAGGGCCATATTCTAATCGATACCGAGTACCATCTTATCCGAAAAATCGAGACAACAACAGCATCTCTTCATGATAGTCAGGTGGACCTTGGAATCAATGGATTACCACGTTACGCCGATAAAGGATATAGCGGTGCCAAGACACAAGGATACGATGCTGCGATGAAAAAAGCTGCAAGAGGTCATAAGCTGGGAATCAAAGACATTCTGAGAAATAAAAGGATCAGTAGAAAGCGATCGCAAATCGAAAGATGTTTTGCGGTTATGAAACGAGCCCATAATGCAGGTCATGTTTCTGTAACGACTATCGCCAGAGCAGGGATAAAATTCATGATGAATTCAATCGTTTACAACATAGAGCAGTTGAAATATTTAGGGCGTGTTCCTTCAACATGGTAG
- a CDS encoding MBL fold metallo-hydrolase RNA specificity domain-containing protein produces the protein MVALTVYDGANGIGGNKLYLEEGGKGVLLDFGKNFGKYGAFYEEFLKNRDTRGIHDLIYLDLMPKLNIYRPDLIPSDLSISQYPSLNVAAVLLSHAHMDHCGNIGMLRKDIPIVASPETIVIMKGMQDTASTSLEGDTTYFSPRQPSDEMGLYLSSVATINYQGRDFCCTKKPSEELTNFLSRRPGQDGKRAKKLEPGTCSFYDNAAYPFEISAHPVDHSIFGATAYILQGDTTIAYTGDFRLHGRNGDATRDFVKKAKDASILITEGTRAGRNDSPDNGTTSEKSVCEVCRDKVGSASGLIIADFSARNFERLESFQNIAEKMGRELVVPAKDIYMLQALACIDNACKMDSLRVYSEIGNKSRKWEQEVVQPLFFDQYVNHETIRENPDNFILCFSFFDMKHLLDIKPNGGTYIYSACEAFSEEMEIDFVRLWHWLEHFKIDPVGFSVEKEDGGNYYPTFDKRFHASGHASREDLKWVIDQVDPDYLVPIHTESRDWFVKNFENVILVDEGIPYDF, from the coding sequence GTGGTAGCACTTACGGTTTATGATGGAGCCAATGGCATAGGAGGAAACAAGCTATATCTTGAAGAAGGAGGCAAAGGGGTTCTTCTGGATTTTGGGAAAAACTTCGGGAAATATGGGGCCTTTTACGAAGAGTTTCTAAAGAACCGTGATACTCGCGGTATCCACGACCTCATTTATCTAGACCTCATGCCAAAGCTCAATATCTATCGACCGGATCTCATTCCCAGTGATCTTTCTATCAGCCAATACCCATCATTAAATGTTGCTGCTGTTCTCCTCTCTCACGCCCATATGGATCACTGCGGAAACATCGGAATGCTTCGAAAAGACATTCCTATTGTAGCTTCGCCGGAAACCATAGTCATCATGAAAGGAATGCAGGATACCGCCAGCACATCACTAGAAGGTGATACTACTTATTTTTCTCCCAGGCAGCCATCTGATGAGATGGGTTTGTATCTTTCTTCAGTTGCCACCATAAACTACCAGGGCAGAGACTTCTGCTGTACCAAGAAGCCATCCGAGGAGTTGACTAACTTTCTTTCAAGAAGGCCAGGACAAGACGGCAAGAGAGCAAAGAAATTGGAGCCAGGAACATGCAGCTTCTATGATAATGCCGCCTACCCATTCGAGATCTCAGCACATCCTGTGGATCACTCCATCTTTGGGGCAACCGCTTATATCCTGCAAGGAGACACTACAATAGCATACACAGGAGACTTCAGGCTACACGGGAGGAATGGAGACGCAACGCGCGATTTTGTTAAAAAGGCAAAAGACGCATCTATCTTAATCACAGAGGGAACTCGTGCCGGGCGGAATGATTCACCAGATAACGGAACAACATCAGAGAAGTCCGTATGCGAAGTTTGCAGGGACAAGGTAGGGTCAGCATCAGGTCTTATTATCGCAGATTTTTCCGCTCGGAACTTTGAGCGTCTTGAATCCTTCCAAAATATTGCAGAGAAGATGGGCAGAGAGCTTGTAGTGCCAGCTAAGGACATTTATATGCTCCAGGCTCTTGCTTGCATAGATAATGCATGTAAAATGGATTCCTTGCGGGTATACAGCGAGATTGGAAATAAGTCGCGAAAATGGGAGCAGGAAGTAGTTCAACCGTTATTCTTTGATCAATATGTTAACCATGAAACGATACGAGAGAATCCCGATAACTTTATTCTCTGCTTTTCATTCTTCGATATGAAACATCTTCTCGATATAAAACCGAATGGCGGCACTTACATCTATTCTGCTTGCGAGGCGTTCAGCGAGGAAATGGAGATCGATTTTGTGCGGCTTTGGCATTGGCTGGAGCATTTCAAGATAGATCCGGTTGGGTTTTCTGTGGAGAAAGAAGATGGCGGCAATTACTATCCAACCTTTGATAAGCGGTTTCATGCTTCGGGCCATGCATCTCGCGAGGATCTTAAATGGGTTATTGATCAAGTAGATCCAGATTATTTAGTTCCAATTCATACCGAATCGAGAGATTGGTTCGTCAAGAATTTTGAGAATGTAATATTGGTAGATGAAGGGATACCATATGACTTCTGA
- a CDS encoding type II toxin-antitoxin system HicB family antitoxin, whose amino-acid sequence MKRLYDYTVILRPEDNGTFVAYVPAIPGCHAWGQTPQEAQMELTNVFEMIRDEYKEEGRMLPADIDALATHACQS is encoded by the coding sequence ATGAAACGCCTTTATGACTACACTGTAATCCTTCGCCCCGAAGACAATGGTACATTTGTGGCCTATGTACCTGCAATTCCTGGCTGCCATGCCTGGGGCCAGACCCCCCAGGAGGCTCAGATGGAGCTGACAAACGTCTTCGAGATGATACGGGATGAGTACAAAGAAGAAGGGCGCATGCTTCCCGCGGATATTGATGCGTTGGCTACTCATGCCTGCCAAAGCTAA
- a CDS encoding IS1634 family transposase, with product MKPTRRIKVKNGIEYWYEETPYYDKEKKQIRHRSKYLGRNVDGQPVRMRSAPSEIKEKTKKKTAEVKSSFDYGSILVLQSIMEELNLDRYLENLLPSTEASMIRALAFNRIIRPTAMKNVDSWYEGTALALESPQIDLASQRVSELLCRVGESNIPDRFMSQLIEGTSTKSTLIYDITSLSSYSQLINLLEYGYNRDGADLPQINMSLIMDKDKGIPVMYDIFPGSISDVSTLSGTLKKIKAHGVQNYVAVMDRGFFSLGNLCELLDNKISFVMAAKLQLNDLKQLMTEAQKDIDDVKYLHKFNNEPIFAKPITYNIDNMEVRGYVYYDPKLEQNEKQTLLSRLYDIREELLKVRLKKNSSPQVAFKEKARGFGNFFEWNVVDNRFDVSIKQNAVTQRMNKMGKYILFYSGDFDWLNCLSLYRERDEIEKSFKALKNEIDILPLNTHSEKTTRGFIFVAFLSLIIRTRLINMMREAKLLDKYSVELLLLQLEKLRKITLADGQILVTEMTKKQREILQALNLCA from the coding sequence ATGAAACCCACTAGAAGAATCAAAGTGAAAAATGGTATCGAATATTGGTATGAAGAAACACCCTATTATGATAAGGAGAAGAAGCAGATCAGACATAGATCAAAATATTTAGGCAGAAATGTCGATGGCCAGCCGGTCCGGATGCGTTCCGCTCCATCTGAGATCAAAGAGAAGACAAAGAAGAAAACTGCAGAAGTCAAGTCATCTTTTGATTATGGTTCTATACTTGTGCTCCAGTCAATAATGGAAGAACTTAACTTAGATCGCTATCTAGAGAACCTATTACCCTCAACCGAGGCGTCCATGATTCGCGCATTGGCATTCAACCGAATCATAAGACCTACGGCAATGAAGAACGTCGATTCATGGTACGAAGGGACCGCTCTTGCTCTTGAATCTCCTCAAATCGACCTTGCCAGCCAGCGAGTAAGTGAACTTCTCTGCCGGGTGGGTGAAAGCAATATCCCTGACCGCTTTATGTCCCAACTGATTGAAGGAACCAGCACCAAAAGCACTCTCATTTACGATATTACAAGCCTATCAAGTTACTCTCAACTTATCAACCTTCTTGAGTATGGATATAATCGCGATGGAGCGGATCTTCCGCAAATTAATATGTCCTTGATTATGGATAAGGACAAAGGAATCCCTGTGATGTATGACATCTTCCCTGGAAGCATTTCTGATGTCAGTACGCTTTCCGGCACTTTGAAAAAGATTAAAGCTCACGGAGTCCAAAACTATGTTGCTGTGATGGATCGGGGATTCTTTAGCTTGGGCAATCTCTGTGAGTTGTTGGACAATAAAATTTCGTTTGTCATGGCTGCTAAGTTGCAGTTGAATGATCTGAAGCAACTAATGACCGAAGCGCAAAAGGACATCGATGACGTAAAATACCTGCATAAGTTTAACAACGAGCCAATTTTTGCTAAGCCAATTACATATAATATTGATAATATGGAAGTCCGCGGGTACGTGTATTATGATCCTAAATTGGAGCAAAACGAGAAGCAGACCCTTCTTAGCAGGTTGTACGATATTCGAGAAGAGCTGCTCAAGGTTCGCTTGAAGAAGAACAGCAGTCCTCAAGTGGCTTTTAAAGAGAAAGCGCGAGGATTCGGAAACTTCTTTGAATGGAATGTGGTAGATAATCGCTTTGATGTTTCGATTAAACAGAATGCTGTGACTCAAAGAATGAATAAAATGGGTAAGTATATCCTGTTCTACTCAGGGGACTTCGACTGGCTAAATTGTCTTTCTCTTTATCGGGAGCGCGATGAAATCGAAAAAAGCTTTAAGGCTCTGAAGAACGAAATCGATATCCTTCCGCTGAATACTCATAGTGAAAAGACAACAAGAGGCTTCATCTTCGTCGCTTTCCTGAGTCTAATCATTAGGACGAGGTTGATCAATATGATGAGAGAAGCGAAGCTACTGGATAAGTATTCTGTTGAACTCTTGCTTCTGCAATTGGAGAAATTGAGAAAAATCACTTTGGCGGACGGACAGATATTAGTCACCGAAATGACAAAAAAACAGAGGGAAATACTTCAGGCGCTAAACCTGTGCGCCTGA
- a CDS encoding type II toxin-antitoxin system HicA family toxin, whose amino-acid sequence MPAKAKDLQKAARKLGFRVVRQKGSHARWKHPDGRATTIPIHGNSEIGGWLLYEILKQLEITEEEFRKLLE is encoded by the coding sequence ATGCCTGCCAAAGCTAAAGACCTGCAAAAAGCAGCCAGAAAACTTGGATTTCGAGTGGTAAGGCAAAAGGGCAGCCATGCCAGATGGAAACATCCCGATGGCCGAGCCACAACCATTCCCATACATGGCAATAGCGAGATTGGAGGCTGGCTTTTGTACGAAATTTTAAAACAGCTTGAAATAACAGAGGAAGAATTTAGAAAGCTCTTAGAATAA
- the tnpC gene encoding IS66 family transposase: MDESEIIRQLREQNELLRLENEMLKARIRELEARLAKYENAHTPPSLRRGRNLKKDKTNKGKPGQKVGHKGMTRPLAIPDSQVEVTADRCPDCGAKLNLPFRFESKVIEEIPEPQPVIVTEYKIAHYICPCCRKEVVARDANCPHEGKFGNNVIAQATLMRYEDRLPHRKIQDTLKRIHGLALSPATIFDLTRRAGEAVRPEYDAILERIRGAPILYVDETGIHVQGEKHWIWTFTTPSETFFVIRKSRGTNVLIEVLTRRFRGIIVCDGWKPYARFTKNLQRCWAHLLRESKDLSEKFGEAVPLHEALKGLYESLTKSLECEPPPEVRMNIWQSAREVLQHWIDREYLEVKVRKFIGKISNGFDYWFTFILNPGVETTNNRAERALRPHVVLRKILGTLRNRKGTAIHELIMTVLATWGQRGLDCLQMLTIRLAS; the protein is encoded by the coding sequence ATGGACGAATCCGAGATTATCCGGCAACTTCGAGAGCAAAATGAGTTATTAAGGCTTGAGAATGAAATGCTCAAAGCCAGGATCCGTGAGCTAGAAGCCCGATTAGCTAAATACGAGAATGCCCATACTCCGCCAAGTCTTCGACGTGGCCGCAATCTCAAAAAGGATAAGACCAACAAGGGAAAGCCCGGCCAAAAGGTCGGGCATAAAGGTATGACCAGACCGTTGGCTATCCCTGATAGCCAAGTGGAGGTTACAGCCGATCGATGTCCGGATTGCGGAGCAAAGCTTAACCTTCCTTTTCGATTTGAATCTAAGGTTATCGAGGAAATTCCCGAACCACAACCGGTCATAGTCACTGAATACAAAATAGCCCATTACATATGTCCATGCTGCCGGAAAGAAGTCGTTGCTCGCGATGCAAATTGCCCGCATGAAGGCAAATTCGGAAATAACGTTATCGCGCAGGCGACCTTGATGAGATACGAAGACCGGCTGCCTCACAGAAAGATTCAGGATACACTGAAACGAATTCATGGCCTGGCATTGAGCCCTGCCACGATATTCGATTTAACTCGCCGTGCTGGCGAAGCAGTTCGGCCGGAATACGATGCTATCTTGGAACGGATTCGTGGCGCTCCGATCCTTTACGTGGATGAAACGGGAATTCATGTCCAGGGAGAAAAGCACTGGATCTGGACATTCACTACGCCATCTGAGACATTTTTTGTGATTCGGAAGAGCCGAGGAACGAATGTCCTGATAGAAGTCTTGACGCGCAGATTCAGAGGGATAATCGTATGTGACGGATGGAAACCGTATGCTAGATTCACAAAGAACTTGCAGCGATGTTGGGCCCATCTACTTCGAGAATCGAAAGATCTTTCTGAGAAGTTTGGTGAAGCGGTTCCTTTACATGAAGCACTCAAGGGTCTCTATGAATCGCTGACCAAGTCTCTAGAATGCGAGCCTCCGCCAGAGGTGAGAATGAATATCTGGCAATCGGCACGAGAAGTGCTACAGCATTGGATCGACAGAGAGTACTTGGAAGTTAAGGTCAGGAAATTCATTGGAAAAATCAGCAATGGCTTTGACTACTGGTTCACGTTCATTCTTAATCCAGGTGTGGAGACAACCAATAATAGGGCAGAGAGAGCTTTGCGGCCACATGTTGTGCTGAGAAAAATCTTGGGAACTTTGAGAAATAGAAAGGGAACTGCTATTCATGAGCTAATCATGACGGTGCTGGCAACATGGGGACAAAGAGGATTGGATTGTCTCCAAATGTTAACCATAAGACTAGCCAGCTAA
- a CDS encoding winged helix-turn-helix domain-containing protein → MLPLLNFAADGLEHKQREARDALSRNFNITESDRREMLPSGRISYQIYLNPINGSPRCIQATPALRGPRALPREGRRPDSRRPLKNSLR, encoded by the coding sequence ATGCTGCCGCTGCTCAATTTCGCAGCCGACGGCCTTGAGCACAAACAGAGAGAGGCAAGAGATGCACTCTCCCGCAATTTCAATATAACCGAATCCGATCGAAGGGAGATGCTTCCCAGCGGAAGAATATCATATCAGATATATCTCAATCCAATCAACGGCTCACCTCGTTGTATCCAAGCCACCCCGGCGTTGAGGGGGCCCAGGGCACTCCCGCGGGAGGGCCGGAGGCCCGACTCGCGTCGCCCACTAAAAAATAGTTTGCGTTGA